In Miscanthus floridulus cultivar M001 chromosome 5, ASM1932011v1, whole genome shotgun sequence, one genomic interval encodes:
- the LOC136454869 gene encoding uncharacterized protein → MRYVVRLHFPSCNNVAKYETLINGIRIAIELGIRCLDVRGDSQLVVDQVMKEPNCHDVKMTAYYREVHRMEDKFDGLELNHIPRRLNEAADVLAKATFGREPVPAGVFVSDQHKPSVCYKESGQGGNGPSNPSPRADQSSATSSSKVMELKGDPTIEPDPLVDWRTLYLDYLLHDTLPTDRTEAPRLTRHAKSFVLVEGKLYKQSHTGIL, encoded by the coding sequence ATGAGGTACGTGgtccgtctccatttcccctcttgcaacaatgtggccaaatatgagacGCTCATCAATGGcatacgcattgccatcgagttgggcatccgatgcctcgacgttCGAGGAGATTCCCAGCTGGTtgttgaccaggtcatgaaggagccAAACTGCCATGATGTCAAGATGACCGCATACTACCGAGAAGTCCATCGgatggaggacaagttcgatggcctcgagctcaaccacatcccaaggCGTCTCAATGAGGCAGCTGATGTGCTTGCGAAAGCCACATTTGGCCGAGAACCAGTGCCAGCGGGTGTCTTTGTTAGCGACCAGCATAAGCCCTCGGTTTGCTACAAGGAGTCAGGACAAGGTGGTAATGGTCCATCCAATCCCAGCCCAAGGGCTGACCAATCGTCAGCTACATCTAGCTCCAAGGTCATGGAGCTCAAAGGGGACCCAacaatagagcccgaccctctggtcgactggaggacactctaccttgactacctcctccatgacacactaccgACGGACAGGACAGAGGCTCCACGGCTCACAcgtcacgccaagtcctttgttcttgtggagggcaaactctacaagcaaagccacaccgggatcctatag